In Mangifera indica cultivar Alphonso unplaced genomic scaffold, CATAS_Mindica_2.1 Un_0111, whole genome shotgun sequence, the genomic window ATTCTTAAACCACTAAAGTGCCCTTTTAATCATGATTCCTCACCAAGTCACTACAAATTTCTCATTCAAACGCACTCTAATTACTTTAATTGTATGCTGATTCTCCATTTGTCTGTCTTGTGAACAAATTTTGGCcggatttttattaataatggaGCAATTTGTTTAGCAAGTTGCCGGATTCCTATACCCTCCACTATAAGCCATTCGGAGCCCATTATAGATAAATTAGTTGAAACTAAGAGATTTTAATctactcaaattcaatttcaaaacaaaatcaagaagTTAAGTTGAGTCAAATATTGGCCtcattttcataaaacatttCAAGTTGGAATTCATATAGATATCAACTTGttagttttaaattgtttttgaaattcaatttaatctcaaattaagttttatttaaatttaatccaaatcaaatccaatcaaaattgAAGTTATAATCATTGATGGAGTCAAGTTGACAAATtacttatatataattgtgtggTCAAAATTTTCTATAGTAAAATGTATTAGAATCGTATAAAAAAGTAACTAAGTATAAGagaacaatatataaatatatcgtTAAAATATAAGTCAACCCATATATATGGCTGAAAcctaatttatcaaaaaactACGTGTAAAAAGTAActcttaatagttttaatataaaaaaatcataagttaaaaattttttttaataaagttttatttgatGACTTCTATCTCGAAGAGATGATTTAGTTTGggtaaaaagaaattttattacttaaaaaaatataacaataaatataaacgtttaaataacaaattgaatcatttgattaaatttcactgtttctttttatttattgcaTAAAATTACAACCCTGGTTAAATCGAACTTTAATCCCTTATATTTCACTGCTACAAATTTGATCTCTTAAATTTAACGTTTGAGTGCATCCCTCCACAACACATGAAaagaaactaaataaataaataaatgctaAAAACCTATTGCCATTTgaggttttttttgttttttttttcagatgtAAGGTAATAAACTTTTCCACAAGGCTAATATtagaagaatttaaaaataaaaatttgtctgCCATTTCATGAGCAATTGAATTCATGTCCTCCACGTTACATCCAACCTATGTCCCACCgtgtattttcaaattaagggctACTGAAGAAGATTTCCTgcctttaaattaaattaaaaaaacatctCTCcttctaatattaatttaaaattaaaatttattaattataaaacaaatgaaaaaaaacttgatactttaaattgaaattaaataatctattttcaaatttttctttaaaaaatttatcctatttaattaataattataaaaattttaaaaatataaaaggtttTAGACAAAATTGTTCATCATTCATCGTTACCGTCTTAACATACCGCTAACAAACTATCTTTATTTTAGTGGATCTTATCATTTTCATCAACTCTAAACACATATGGATTGTTAActatttttgaatgattttcagAAACAAAGAATAAGGcttctttaaaataattaagataattaaaataatttatttatattattaaaaattttaaagatagagaataaaatttttatttatattattaaatagagAATAAAATGTAAGTGATATAAATAGCAAACAATCCATCAGTTTCAAAAAGATAGAgactacaaattttaaaataattaagataaaagtataatttatttatattattaaaaatgtaagtgatataatataaagttacgaaaatattatttaactattaaaaacaaaaaattaaattttcaaaattaaatgcaaaaaatcatcagtttcatcaaaattcaatCGGCCTTCAAATTAATTAAGACCTCAATTTCTTAAACTTGGAAACCGTGTGGCAAATCCGTAATTAAGGCAAATATCACAGGTGATTACATTtcttgtattatatattaacccATCCCCTGACTTCTtcattaatacatataatatttattctcTCCAGAAAATGCAGGCCATAATGCCCTGTCGTTTCACTCctacaaaattattttctccGGAAACACTCTCTCCGGTGCATAAGGCTTCATATTCAGTCAAAATTCCACGAGCTATATCAATTTCCTCTCCAGATAGCCAATTTTCCACCAGCTTAACACCTGAAGTTGACGACTCCATCTCTGCCTTTTGGGACTACCAGTTTCTGTTCGTGTCACAGCGCTCAGAAACAAGCCAGCCCATCACTCTTCGCGTTGTTGAAGGTTCAGTTCCCACCAACTTTCCTTCCGGCACGTACTATCTTGCCGGTCCGGGTTTATTCACCGACGATCACGGTTCCACTGTGCACCCTCTTGACGGCCATGGTTACCTTCGAGCGTTTGATATCAACGGCGTCACTGGTGAGGTCAAGTTCACGGCGAAGTACGTTAAAACGGAGGCACAAGAAGAGGAGCATGATCCCCACACTCGTTCGTGGAGGTTTACTCATCGGGGTCCTTTTTCAGTGCTGAAAGGAGGAAAGAAAATTGGTAATACAAAGGTGATGAAAAATGTGGCTAATACGAGTGTTTTGAAGTGGGGGAGAAAGTTGCTGTGCTTTTGGGAAGGTGGGGACCCGTATGAGATTGAATCTGGGACGTTGGATACTGTGGGGATGTTTGATATGATCAACGGTTATGATTCTTTGCCGGACGGTGGTGAGAGAAGTGCTGATGTATGGGACGTAGCTGCGATGATGTTGAGGCCGATTTTATATGGTAAGACTATTTTGCGTTTcgaattattatataacatgattttaaaactataggttaaaattcatagcACACGGCGactacaacaacaacaattgtTTATTAATTCCAGCCATCGCAGTTTACACATTAAATGTGAGAATAATGATAATACTCGTCTTGTTATGAAACCATTCAGcagacaataataaataaataaaaaaaaaaaaccaaaacagcGACACaataacattaatattttatgtgaGAACCCTTAAACTAGAGGCAGTAGATATATCCATAAATTTCACCTAAACTGAGAGAAGATTGCAAGATGAACAAGAGAGATTGAACATTTTAAGTGAACAAAACATTACGGAAACCCTAGATCTCCACAAAATTTGATGATTTACCATGTAAATCACTAAGTGCAATTACAAACAATAATTAAGTTACATAAACAGTGATTTACAGTAATAAAgcgaataaaaataatagatagatatatttagAAATGTCTTGTTTTAGGCTTTTGCCCCCACAtccaaaaattcatattttggaCCACCACttcattaatttgaataactcattataaaattttgatcattATTATGCAACAATATTAATGACTACAAATAAACTTATATGtcttcatataattaaataatgtaattattattttatttctatttgaaCTAAACAATTTTAGCTTGTTGAATTTGAACTCTACTCGTGATTAGTGTTGGTGCCAAAGTTTGTCTTGTCAGtgattcattttcttattcTCTATTTGTACTTCTTTTcttatgaatatttttcttcttctttattaaatatttttcttctcaaacaatTCTTTTATCTCCTTAGAGTTAttgttcaaaaatctaaactaGTCATGCTTGATTTGTGTACGTTAGAATATATTATAGTTTcctatattagaatatattctaaatatttagTTTCCCATTTTTGAAGCATCACAATATAAGTAGATGAATCCACGTCTTTTCTTTTGATCGGTTGAGATATATCACTAGCAACATTATGTCATAGTTTTCAACATTTAAAAAGTCAGACATTTCTTAGACTCAAATAATATGGTTAGTACCATTAAAAATTGTACCAATAAGGTGGGAAATGTCTAAGTTTTCTACGAAAATAATCCTCCAATAATGATCACTATTAAGGAATGAAACTAGCTCCAAAATAGTCTAAAATAACCCAAAAACTTTAATGCAGCCAAATAAACAGGCCCAAAGCCAACTCAAATCACCAATTTAAGAAGGCttaaggattatttcccacccaatttttaatgtaaagacaagtatatactcatatgatttaaaaaactcaaatactcatttataagctaatttttgttaaaattatctattagagacaaagataaaatcgttattttaccattcaatcctaaaaatttatatcattttctccttttagtttgaaaaactaataattttctcttaagattaagttttaaaaaaattcacttttttcccttaaaccctaaacctaaggTTTCAAAATCTTGAATCCACAATGGCGATGGAAGCAGATTTGGATGGTGACGAAAGCACCCACTGTGGCTACGAAAGCAACCAAGACGATAAAAGCACCCACGTGTCTAGAATCCAGTAGATGAATTGTTCGTCAAGATGAATCGTTTCGTCTTGAGTCGTTAGGATATTGCCTTGAATCGTCATTTGCTGATGAAGAGGACGATTCTCTCTCTGTCAACAGACAAAGACTTCATCTTCGTCCATTCATTGACCTCGTCAAAGTCTCTTTGTCTTTGGACAACAAGGAAGAGCTAATTAATAGTTTGGTGGGAAGAAGAGGTTGTTAGAGATAGAGTGGCGAttagagagggaaaaaaaaaaaccttgttgtttatttttcaagtttggtttgattcgaATCAATGCATAATCAAATGATATAACTCTAATAgatgtttctatttttgtttgtcTTTAATGTTTATAGGAGTGTTTAAAATGCCACCTAAGCGGTTGCTGTCCCACTATAAACTAGACGCTCAAAGGAATAGACTTCTTACAGTGTCATGCAACGCAGAAGATATGTTACTACCGCGTAgcaattttacattttatggTAAAGCTTATACGATTTATCCAATTTTGGGTCTGTGCTGCACTGTACTGTACCATATATTTCTTCTTATACTCAGTAATTTATTTACTCATGTTTGCAGAATTTGACCCAAATTTCAAGTTATTGAACAAGCAAGAATTCAATATCCCCGATCATTTGTTGATCCATGACTGGGCATTTACAGATACTCATTATATACTATTCGCCAACAGAATTAAGCTTGATGTGGCAGGTAATTATACGAGCTTATGGAttatcagatttttttttaattaaattcaaactttgtttTATGGAGtagattaaacaataaattcttttttataagtttttatatttttttaattgaataaattaaactttcaaaatttcccATAAGTTCAAGTGAGATTGTTTCATACATACTGTTAAACATTGTGCAGGATCAATGACAGCAGTTTGTGGATTATCTCCAATGATATCAGCTTTATCAGTGAACCCCAGCAAGTCCACGAGTCCCATTTACTTACTTCCTCGGTTTCCTGATCATGAATCTGCCGGAGTTCGAGATTGGAGAGTGCCTGTTGAAGCTCCTTCGCAGATGTGGCTGTTGCATATCGGCAATGCTTTTGAGAGAAAGGATGCCGATGGGAACTCAGAGATTCAGATACAcgcttgctcttgttcctatcAATGGTTTAATTTCCAAAAGCTTTTCGGTAAGGCCTTCTTCAAGTCTAAGTAACATTAAACTTTGAATCCATCCGCCGTATTATCTTGCTGCTTTAACACAAAGTTAGGAAATCTTTGTTGTTTGACAGGATATAACTGGAAAAATGGTAAACTAGACCCTTCGATTATGAATGTAAAACAAAGGGATAATGAATTGTTGCCTCATCTTGTTCAGGTACTCTCaactcaataatatttttatatttgaatcgGACATTAACTTGTTTAGGTTAGGAGTATAAGTAAACCAAACTGTTTAAATTTccctcaaataaaatattataataaacttttaaaattttgaatattgcatttatattctttaaaatttattttagatttaattaaaggattatttatataacttattagatttaatagttttataaaattatagggtataaatatttttttttcttatactaTTCAGTTCAATTGAATTAGATTACACCTCTCCTCCGATCATAGAGTGTTGACCAGTgaactaatttaataaaaaataaaaaaaattaattagacaaATTTGTGACTTAATACTATATGATGAATATTCCTTATTAGACCATTAATTGCAAAATTTTATCCACTTTATCGACATTTAAtcagaattaaattttataggaCACAGACAATCATATATCATTACTAGGGTTTTAAAACACTATCTCTCAATGGGAAATGTAGACATTGGCATtgaatattatcaattttttaaaattaatttggtaaaTACGATATTTTTGTTTGCTTCACAGGTTTCTATCAACTTAAATGCTAATGGGAACAGCCAAAAATGTAGAGTGGAGCCTTTGAATAACTGGAGCAAGCCATCAGATTTCCCTGTTATAAATCCAGCATTTTCTGGCCAAAAAAATACGTTAATTTATGCGGCAACATCTTCTGGCTCTCGCCAGGCGTTGCCACATTTCCCATTTGATACGGTGGTGAAGCTGAATGTTTCAACCAATACTAACCGTACATGGTCCACTGGTGCTCGAAGGTTTATTGGGGAGCCTATTTTTGTCCCCAGAGGTGTCGAAGAAGACGACGGTTATATTCTTGTGGTTGAGGTGAAACAAAATCCAGAAAAAAAGTTtggtattttttataaaaaataattgtgatAGATCAATGTCTCTGAGTGTTAAAATTGATGCTTCTATAATAGGATAACAACAATTTGAGGTATCAAAgaaaaatttggtttcttctataaaaaaaaatctataatttgattttttttaataagaaaattttaaaattcaacaatttcaatAAGAAACAGAATTTagtctttttaattaaaaaatacagtaATTTTATCGCTTTCGATATTGTTATCTCTTTTTCTAAGTATAGGATTTCAATGTAATAACATTAACTCACTATTTTGCAGTATGCTGTGTCAATGCAAAGATGTTTTTTAGTTATTCTGAACCCTATGAAGATTGGAGAAGTTGATGGTGCGTTGATAGCTAAACTCGAAGTCCctaagaatttcaattttccacTTGGATTCCATGGTTTTTGGGCCAACGTCTAGTGATTATGAGTATGCTTGCCAGCTTTGTAAATCTCATAAATAGGCATTGCAGTCTAGTTGCATTTATACAAATTCTAACTTTTCACAACATTTTACTTATATAGTTTTAAGTTTATCACACAAATGCTAAATAATGTCTATATTAGCTTTACACCGATATTTGGAAATTTGTATTATGAAAGTAGGGATGCAATTTGCTTGAACTGATAATTCACCTGGAGAGTGGAAATGACGATTTGAGCCCAATTtgagatattataattaaattttatagcttatttatttattaatttctttcatattagaaaatatgaCTCGTcattaattatacttttaaatttatacgTGATATTAGTTAGCCAGTCAGTGATTAACTCTTAGCAAAGGGTAATTAGGATGATCatgagcaatttttttttttttttcaaaagaaggCTGGGAGAATTGGGCATAATAATTCCTCAATTGGGcccaaaaatttataacaagCCCAGCTAAAGATGCTTTGATATCGTCGGCCGGTTTGTAATTGCGAAAACCCCAATCCCGAAACCTTCTTCCTCCGATTCAAAATCCTACGCAGAAGGCAGATACAAAGGATAGAGGGAAAGTGAAGGGTGTCACTACCGGCGATCGCAATGTCgggtttttcattttctcaatcTGGCCAATCGTCAACCTCCTCGCCGTTCTCGTTCGGATCTTCCTCTTCATTGGGATCCGCCGCTTTCTCTTCTTCAAACCCTAGTACTTCTTCCCCTTTCTCACTCTCTTTCAACGCCGCTTCTTCAAACCCTAGCTCTACTGCCTCCTCATCCACTacatctcctttctctttctcgcTAAACACCTCCTCTTCCATCACCACCACCGCCACAAATCCTAGCTCCGCTTCTTTTGGCTTCGGTTCAGGTTTATCTAATACCGGTTCAACTACTACTCCATCCCTGTTTGGGGCAACTTCATCCTCCGCTACATCCGCTTCCTCGCTGTTCGGAACGCCTTCAACTTTTGGGACTGCTTCATCCGCCAGTGCATCTGCACCCTCACTGTTTGGAGCATTTACATCCAGTACTACTACGACGCCGTTTGGGACATCGTTTTCTGCCACCAGTACCTCTTCACCGTTTGGAACAGGTTTATCCGCAGCAGGAACCTCTGCCTTTCCCTCATTTGGATCGTCTACTTCAGTGGCGGCAACTTCTAGTTCTCCCTTGTTTGGAGCATCTTCTTCCGCGGCTGCGACTACAGCTTCTCTCTTGTTTGGAACATCTTCATCCACGGCTGGGACTACAGCTTCGCCACTGTTTGGAACATCTTCGTCCACGGCTGGGACGACAGCTTCGCCCCTGTTTGGAACATCTTCGTCCACGGCTGGGACTACGGCTTCGCCCCTGTTTGGAACAGCTTCATCGACGGCGGGAGCTACAACTTCTCCCCCATTAGGAGGATCTTCAACCACCACAGGTTCTGCGACATCCTTATTTGGAGGTACTGGTGCTTCCGCTGCGTTTTCTACTACAAAATCAACTACTCCTGCATTTTCCAGCGCGTTCCCTCTGGGTTCATCTTCAAATTCGACTTCAACTTCAACCACTGGTTCATCTCCATCTTTCTCGGCGTCTACTGGGTTTTCCATCCCTTCTAGTTTCTCATTTTCACAAAATACTCAAAGTTCAACATCTAAAGCTTCACAACCTTCGCTaacatcttcttcatcatccgCAAGCTCTTCTAGCTTTTCATTTGGAACACCGGCTTCTCAGCCTTCATTCAGCTTCAACAATGCTACTGCAGCTTCTTCCACCGCCAGAATCTCTAGCACACCTTCCGCAAAGGCCACTTCACTGTCTTTTGGCGCAACACCTTCAGCGCCAGTGCTCTCTACCGTCACTACCACAACTGCTTCCACCTCTTCCGCCGCTAGTACGGCCACACCTGCTACAACTACAACTGCTACATTGCCTGCTATTGGTGTGAGTTTTTCCTCTGCTGCAGTTACATCTTCAGCATCG contains:
- the LOC123207843 gene encoding nuclear pore complex protein NUP62-like, which translates into the protein MSGFSFSQSGQSSTSSPFSFGSSSSLGSAAFSSSNPSTSSPFSLSFNAASSNPSSTASSSTTSPFSFSLNTSSSITTTATNPSSASFGFGSGLSNTGSTTTPSLFGATSSSATSASSLFGTPSTFGTASSASASAPSLFGAFTSSTTTTPFGTSFSATSTSSPFGTGLSAAGTSAFPSFGSSTSVAATSSSPLFGASSSAAATTASLLFGTSSSTAGTTASPLFGTSSSTAGTTASPLFGTSSSTAGTTASPLFGTASSTAGATTSPPLGGSSTTTGSATSLFGGTGASAAFSTTKSTTPAFSSAFPLGSSSNSTSTSTTGSSPSFSASTGFSIPSSFSFSQNTQSSTSKASQPSLTSSSSSASSSSFSFGTPASQPSFSFNNATAASSTARISSTPSAKATSLSFGATPSAPVLSTVTTTTASTSSAASTATPATTTTATLPAIGVSFSSAAVTSSASAPASSGSSSSSFTGFGMISSTSTSSGTTSSFTGFSLSTKTATPASSSQSQSSVAAPVFSIPISTSAAATTSSTSAPAAQTSSSLVVASSSGTTTTVSTTVSATPKLPSEITGRTVEEIIKEWNAELQERTGKFRKQASAIAEWDKRILQNRDVLLRLEIEVAKVVETQANLERQLELIETHQQEVDKALQSMEEEAERIYKDERGLLLDDEAASTRDAMYEQAEFIEREMEQMTEQIKSIIQTLNANQGGGLDGIDGMTPLDVVVRILNNQLSSLMWVDEKAEDFSLRIQKLANQGSAADRELMGPKFWMS
- the LOC123207837 gene encoding carotenoid cleavage dioxygenase 7, chloroplastic-like is translated as MPCRFTPTKLFSPETLSPVHKASYSVKIPRAISISSPDSQFSTSLTPEVDDSISAFWDYQFLFVSQRSETSQPITLRVVEGSVPTNFPSGTYYLAGPGLFTDDHGSTVHPLDGHGYLRAFDINGVTGEVKFTAKYVKTEAQEEEHDPHTRSWRFTHRGPFSVLKGGKKIGNTKVMKNVANTSVLKWGRKLLCFWEGGDPYEIESGTLDTVGMFDMINGYDSLPDGGERSADVWDVAAMMLRPILYGVFKMPPKRLLSHYKLDAQRNRLLTVSCNAEDMLLPRSNFTFYEFDPNFKLLNKQEFNIPDHLLIHDWAFTDTHYILFANRIKLDVAGSMTAVCGLSPMISALSVNPSKSTSPIYLLPRFPDHESAGVRDWRVPVEAPSQMWLLHIGNAFERKDADGNSEIQIHACSCSYQWFNFQKLFGYNWKNGKLDPSIMNVKQRDNELLPHLVQVSINLNANGNSQKCRVEPLNNWSKPSDFPVINPAFSGQKNTLIYAATSSGSRQALPHFPFDTVVKLNVSTNTNRTWSTGARRFIGEPIFVPRGVEEDDGYILVVEYAVSMQRCFLVILNPMKIGEVDGALIAKLEVPKNFNFPLGFHGFWANV